The Chlorobaculum sp. MV4-Y genome contains the following window.
ACCATCAAGCGCTTTGTGGCGGCGAACCGTGTTGTAGTCGTTGACCCAATGCTTCAGACCTTTGTAGAGTTCGAAACCATCGGCTGGTGGGTTCAGGTCAATGTACTCATACTTGACGCTCCCCCATTGCCGTTCGATGAAGACGTTGTCAATTGCTCGGCCTTTGCCATCCATGGAGAGTGCAGACTTGGACTCTGTGATGACGGCTTCGGCAAAGACCTCGCTGGTGAACTGGCTGCCCTGATCGGTGGAGAGATAATCGAAATTAGAATCAAATCGTAGAAATCCCGGATCGGAAACAAAATCGTGGTATTTTCGAACTATGCTTCTCATCGCAAAATTTTTTATTAAACAATTAAGGATGGCTCATTTAACTACTCCGCTCCCACCAACCAGCGCCATCAGCTTCCCGAAATCATTCACAACATCATACCTTACCTTATCCCGTTCAACCCGCTTATTGATCTCTTCAAAGAATTTCCGCGCACACTCGATTTTTGTGGCCTCGATGGTCCGCAGTTCCATACTCGAAATTGAACCCTTGGTCTCAGCTACAAAGTAGATGTGCTTGACAGCGCCTTCTCTGAAAGATATCGCCCAGTCCGGATTGTAGTCGCCTAACGGTGTGGGAATGAGAAATCCGCGAGGCAATTTGGCATAGACGACAACCTCGGCGCTGGTGTCCAGCTCTTTCACAAATTCCCGCTCAACCTTGGAGTCGGTGATCACGTAGTCATAGATGTGGTTCTTTAGCTTCTCGCTCGCCTTGGTGAAGTCCTGCTTGCTTTGGCCTGCGGTGAAAATATCGACATTGTGGGTCTCGGCAATGTTGTCGTAGCTCAGCCGCTCGATGATGATCGTGGCCTTCTGTTCATTGATAAGCCGTGAACCTTCGGCAATGAAATGCTCCGGGTTCTGTTTGAATTGCTTGAAAACCGCCGTCTGAACGCCGCTCAATATCTCGGCGACGGTCTTTCTTGTCAGCTGGGTGTTTTCGGCAATTTTCCCAAGCAGGTCATAGGTGACCATGGAATGCGAGGAAGTTCCAAACTCCGTAGATGTTTCTTTGATATCAAATCCTTGGCCTGCCTTTAACTGGTCATAGGTTGCTACCTTAGTCTGTTCCCCTTTTTGAACCGTATAGGTTAATGGGGTTACATGCAGATCTTTATCCAGGGTCTGAATGCTGTTTCGAATGAGTTCACTGGAATCGAACTCGACACGGTAGATCGCCTTCTGATTAATGCGATTCCAGAGCGCCTTGAACTCTTTTTTCTCGAAGTTGGCATTCAGCGGATTGGTCTTCGGCTTGCGATCATCACCCACGTCGGGCAGCTGGGACTCGCTGAAGACGCTGTCGATCAAGCCGAAAATCTGGTCCGCATGAGGGGCGAGCTCGGGCGGAAGCGCCGCCAGGGTCCCGTTGGCTTTTGCCTCGTGGTAGGTTTCGGCAACCTGATCCGTGTCATCGATATAGTCGTTCTTGAGCAGATACTTGTATATCTGCTTGGCCATGACCGGGGTAATTTCCACCGTACCGGTTTCCGTGGTTATGACCTTCCCGGTGAAGTAGGCCTCGTCCGCCTTGCGGGGGCGTGCAGAGAGGGAGTCGCTGATCTCACGCTGAAGATTCCCGACGAAGTCCTTGTAGCTCTCGCTTGCGACTACGGTCAGGATATTCACGTCATGGACCGTTGCCGGGTTGTCCATGCGATCCCCGAGCTGGTTGACGCTGATCCGCAACCCCCGGCCAACTTCCTGGCGGCGCGAGATCGTGTTGTCGCTGTGCTTGAGCATGCACATGACGAAGACATTGGGGTTGTCCCAGCCTTCGCGAAGGGCGGAGTGGGAGAAAATGAACCGGACCGGTTCCGCAAAGGAAAGCAGTCGCTCCTTGTCCTTCAGGATCAGATCATAGGCATCGACGTCATCGGAAAGCCCGGCTTCCTCTCCACGTGTCTTGAAGCTCGGATCGGTGAGCTTCTTGGTTTTCTTGTCGATGGAGAAGTAACCGTTGTGGGTGCGGCCCACTGGAATTTCATTCCAGTAATGATGAAGGCTGAGGGCTGAAGGCTGAATATCCCCTTTTTCATCCTTCAGCCTTCCTAATTCATCCTTCAGAAGCCGCTCGTACTCTTCTTCAAAAATCCTGGCGTATTCTCCCTGTTCATCGGCCTGACTGTAGTCCCGGTATTTGACCACCTCGTCGATGAAGAAAAGGGACAGTACCTTGATGCCCTGGGCAAAGAGAACCTGCTCCTTCTCAAGGTGCGCCCTGATCGCCTCCCGGATCTGAATCCGCCGGATAGCCATTTCCGTGATGTCGCCTGTTGCATCGCCGGCACTCAGCACATGGCCGTTGGTAAACTCCACGGTGTCCTTGTTGGCGTCGATTTGGGCGATGACAAAGCCGCGATATTGGTCCAGCTCGTTTGATTCAACGAACAGGTCTTTGCCGCGCTCCAGGCGTTTGACGATCCGCTTGATGCCGCCACCCTGGCGCACTTCCATCTCGATTCGGGCAACCGGTGCCTTCTTGGAAATTTCAATGGATTCCAGGTAGAGGTAGGCGTTGGTGCCAGCCAGACCTTTGACGTCGATGCCGCGCACCGCAATCTTCTTCACCAGCTTCTGGTTATAGGCGTCAAGGGCATCAAGGCGGTAAATCTTGTTGTGCGTGGTCCGGTGAGTGGCCGAGTAGCGCAGGATCATCAGCGGCTTGAACTTGGCCAGCGCCTCCAGCGTCTTTTGGCCCTCCATTTTCTGTGGTTCATCCAGGATCAGGATGGGGCGGTTGCTGCTGATCACATCGATAGGCTTGCGCGACTGGAAATCGTCCAGTTCATCATAGATGCGGCGGTTATCCTTTCCCGTGGCATTGAACGCCTGGATATTGATGATCATGACGTTGATGCCCGCATCGGAAGAGAAGCTTTCCAGATGGTGAAGCTGCCTGGAGTTGTAGGCAAAGAAGCGGATCTTTTTGCCGTAGCTCTCGGTGAAATGCTCGGCGGTAATCTCCAGCGACTTGAGCACGCCCTCACGGATGGCGATGCTGGGCACCACCACGATGAACTTGGTCCAGCCGTACCGCTTGTTCATCTCGAAGACGGTTTTGACATAGCAGTAGGTCTTGCCGGTCCCGGTTTCCATCTCTACGTCAAGATTGACCTTGCATCCGGCGCTGGACACTAGTTTGTCGGACAAGGGCAGATTCTGCCGCCGCTGCACGGCATGGATATTAGTCAGCAGCTGGGCATCGGTCAGCTGGAGATCGGAGTTTTTGAAGCCAGTCTGCTCAATATCCATTCCCGGCAAAGTCGGTCCCTGTGCCAACAGCTTTTTATTCACGCCCGGGTCAATCCTGTAGGCAATGCCCGAGGTATTCACCTGCCCGGCAAAACAGTCGACCACGGATTCCACCGCGTTGGTCTGATAGGGCTGGACTTTGAACTTCAGTTTCATGCCAAGCCCTCCTTATATCGATTTCACTTCAGTGCCCGGAGACATCTGTTTGAAGATCTGCTCCACGTTGATCTTGACGGCATCGGAGACAAAGCCGGTGTCACGGAACACAACCCGTAGCGGTTCAAACCGGGCCAGCTCCTTGACCAGGTCCTCATTCACGCCGGTATCGAAACAGGCGATTAAAGAATTCTCGTCTACGATGTAGACTTCGAATTCTTCAAAGGATGAAGGATGAGGGCTGAAGGCTGAACTAGTGGAATTTTCATCCTTTATCCTTCCGCCTTCATCCTTTTTGACTCTGACAATTTTCTTTGCAATTGGCAATGTCAAGTCCACGCCCCAGTCCAGCAACACCTGGAAGAGCAGGTCTTCGGGCTTGCGGTCCGGCTTGATGTTGTCGGTGAAAATCTTCAGCTGACCTTGCTCAATGGCGTCCGGCGTATAGTAGACGTCGGCCATGTTGGATGAATCGATCTTGAGGACGCGGAAGCCGATGTCCTTGTTCCACCCTTCATGACATTCGCCTTCAAGAATTTTCTTACCAGCCCGGCGGATACGTTCCTTGCTGATTTCGGCGATGGTTTTATAGCCAGCCTTGAATGCCTCGGACTTTTCGTCGCAGGGCTCGGGGAGCTGAACCATGATGAATTTCCGGTTCCCCCCGTCTTCGGCATTGAGTTGCATCACGGCATGAGCAGTTGAAGATGAACCTGCAAAAAAATCGAGAACAATATCATCTTTCTCTAAATTGGACAAATAAAGAATTCTCAATAGCAATTTTACTGGCTTGGGACCATCAAAGAACCCCTTGCCATCA
Protein-coding sequences here:
- a CDS encoding type III restriction-modification system endonuclease gives rise to the protein MKLKFKVQPYQTNAVESVVDCFAGQVNTSGIAYRIDPGVNKKLLAQGPTLPGMDIEQTGFKNSDLQLTDAQLLTNIHAVQRRQNLPLSDKLVSSAGCKVNLDVEMETGTGKTYCYVKTVFEMNKRYGWTKFIVVVPSIAIREGVLKSLEITAEHFTESYGKKIRFFAYNSRQLHHLESFSSDAGINVMIINIQAFNATGKDNRRIYDELDDFQSRKPIDVISSNRPILILDEPQKMEGQKTLEALAKFKPLMILRYSATHRTTHNKIYRLDALDAYNQKLVKKIAVRGIDVKGLAGTNAYLYLESIEISKKAPVARIEMEVRQGGGIKRIVKRLERGKDLFVESNELDQYRGFVIAQIDANKDTVEFTNGHVLSAGDATGDITEMAIRRIQIREAIRAHLEKEQVLFAQGIKVLSLFFIDEVVKYRDYSQADEQGEYARIFEEEYERLLKDELGRLKDEKGDIQPSALSLHHYWNEIPVGRTHNGYFSIDKKTKKLTDPSFKTRGEEAGLSDDVDAYDLILKDKERLLSFAEPVRFIFSHSALREGWDNPNVFVMCMLKHSDNTISRRQEVGRGLRISVNQLGDRMDNPATVHDVNILTVVASESYKDFVGNLQREISDSLSARPRKADEAYFTGKVITTETGTVEITPVMAKQIYKYLLKNDYIDDTDQVAETYHEAKANGTLAALPPELAPHADQIFGLIDSVFSESQLPDVGDDRKPKTNPLNANFEKKEFKALWNRINQKAIYRVEFDSSELIRNSIQTLDKDLHVTPLTYTVQKGEQTKVATYDQLKAGQGFDIKETSTEFGTSSHSMVTYDLLGKIAENTQLTRKTVAEILSGVQTAVFKQFKQNPEHFIAEGSRLINEQKATIIIERLSYDNIAETHNVDIFTAGQSKQDFTKASEKLKNHIYDYVITDSKVEREFVKELDTSAEVVVYAKLPRGFLIPTPLGDYNPDWAISFREGAVKHIYFVAETKGSISSMELRTIEATKIECARKFFEEINKRVERDKVRYDVVNDFGKLMALVGGSGVVK
- a CDS encoding integrase core domain-containing protein — encoded protein: MRSIVRKYHDFVSDPGFLRFDSNFDYLSTDQGSQFTSEVFAEAVITESKSALSMDGKGRAIDNVFIERQWGSVKYEYIDLNPPADGFELYKGLKHWVNDYNTVRRHKALDGVRLAKVYSANKRPISEAT